A region from the Triticum urartu cultivar G1812 chromosome 1, Tu2.1, whole genome shotgun sequence genome encodes:
- the LOC125551840 gene encoding uncharacterized protein LOC125551840, with protein sequence MALAFTSSVPFPAAAARGLLQQQQQQVQVVGGGRVLLLGSAPSPGSGTLVLAVSVPAVGGAKAPAPLRRACAAGDNASPSDKEKAFLEAMEEARGKFHAVISAGDKTVLERLAITAKDSLGLLASMTKDHPFPLPDAMYQEVARITWAFLEVEGECEGGYASADTVQAAIDALRNMSVTFLGSGVDDPEWHPAFLGDVSDEEDKANYLLNLANGFCLFHFKLLCRYRQASPAMEEEAPVVAYKYPYQAMLVQNDKDLAEHLRTTAKDCQGFLARMMAKVRVLPLPDVVCEELIAIGKSFVRVEVECDKGCATTGSVVAAMDGLTRVTEIIAGSGRAKTLKPYDLRPIVAITGDQEKLAFMWDLAAAFSVHFYDVKFRCADFF encoded by the exons ATGGCCCTCGCCTTCACCTCCTCCGTCCCCTTCCCGGCCGCCGCTGCCCGCGGTCtgctgcagcagcagcagcagcaggtccAGGTCGTCGGAGGCGGCCGCGTGCTCCTCCTCGGGTCAGCACCGTCGCCGGGCTCGGGCACGTTGGTCCTTGCTGTGTCTGTGCCGGCAGTCGGAGGTGCGAAGGCGCCGGCTCCCCTTCGCCGCGCCTGCGCCGCTGGAGACAATGCTTCGCCGTCCGACAAGGAGAAG GCCTTTCTGGAGGCCATGGAGGAAGCGCGCGGCAAGTTCCACGCCGTCATCAGCGCCGGCGACAAGACCGTCCTGGAGCGCCTCGCCATCACCGCCAAGGACAGCCTTGGCCTCCTGGCGAGCATGACGAAGGATCATCCCTTCCCGCTCCCCGACGCCATGTACCAG GAGGTGGCGCGCATCACTTGGGCGTTCCTGGAGGTAGAGGGCGAGTGCGAGGGCGGCTACGCCAGCGCCGACACCGTGCAGGCCGCCATCGATGCCTTGCGCAACATGTCCGTGACCTTCCTCGGCTCCGGCGTGGATGACCCGGAGTGGCACCCGGCTTTTCTCGGCGACGTCTCCGACGAGGAAGACAAGGCCAACTACCTGCTCAACCTGGCCAACGGCTTCTGCCTGTTCCACTTTAAGCTGCTGTGTCGTTACCGCCAGGCTTCTCCGGCCATGGAGGAGGAGGCTCCCGTCGTCGCCTACAAGTACCCCTACCAGGCCATGCTGGTGCAGAATGACAAGGATCTCGCCGAGCACCTCCGCACCACCGCCAAGGACTGCCAAGGATTCCTCGCAAGAATGATGGCCAAAGTTCGCGTCTTGCCTCTCCCCGATGTCGTCTGCGAG GAGCTCATTGCCATCGGCAAGTCCTTTGTCAGGGTCGAGGTCGAATGCGACAAGGGATGCGCCACCACCGGCAGCGTCGTGGCTGCGATGGACGGCCTCACGCGCGTCACCGAGATCATCGCCGGCAGTGGCAGGGCGAAAACCCTCAAGCCCTACGACCTGAGGCCCATCGTCGCCATCACCGGCGACCAAGAGAAGCTGGCCTTCATGTGGGATTTGGCCGCCGCATTCAGCGTCCACTTCTACGACGTCAAGTTCCGTTGCGCTGACTTCTTCTGA